ataaaattaaaatactagtggtgaaaaggaaaaagtaaaaaatcatAGTGATATTAACATGGAAATTAAACATTCCCCCTCCCTATAACCCTAGTGAAAGCTTTTTAAAGCCAATATTCTTGCATTTAAGAGTATCTATaaattgaaattcttttttttttctttcaaaaaaaaaaggcagccattaatttgaatttttaacataaataatatcaatagaGGAAATGAGATCCGTTGTTTATCCTACTATTTGCATCATTCATAGAGTAGTTGTTGCATTTGAGCTTGATTCTAACTTCATCTGTTACATGAGCTTGTTCATATTATCGTTGTGACAGTCAACACAAAAATAACATCACGATTTATTCTCATAATACAACTCCAATTCGATTTGGACTAGTATAGATGTTGTTGTATTTGCAGCTTAATTAATTCTATCATACAAAAGTGAATTGGTTGTTGAAACTACTCAatcatatatgatatattaattCTCATAAgatccaaaaataaatattaaaaaagattaGCAAATCATTTGTTTTCTTTGCCTTTTCCTCCAATATGTTTACAAAAATGTATAAAgagatctaaaaaaaataattggaaaATGGATATATTTAGACCATGCATGATCAAGCTCtttaatttccaaaaataatctaaattaGAACACTacaaatattaatgaattctaTCTTTAATTTGCTTTGactaatacaatataatattacAAACTTAATCCCAATTGAAGATCCAAATGTTTACATGAACTTTTTTGTTTAGTAGATGAAGAATTATCCAAAATAGTTGATGGAGgcttcatataattatttccTCCATGTGTAAGAGTAAATGTACAATTATTTGAATCTTGATGAAATGGCCAATTTGTTCCTCCCCCTTCTGATGAGACTTGATAATCATAATTAGGGTTAAAACTAATTTGGGATTCTTCATAAACATTAAATTGAGGATCATGAAAttgataattaataatattgttgttgttgttgttgtaattttGATTATGAAAAGGCTGAAGATAGCAACTTAAACTTGCTTTTCTTGCTTGAAGTTGTAGTCTTTTTTTCCtcattctttcctttttatgaGCATTTTGATGGCCTCCCAAAGCTTGAGAATTTGCAAATTGTTTCAAACAATATTGACACTCAaatttcttcattatttcttcatgatttgatgatattttttcttgattatgaTGAATATTTCCTGATGATACTGTGGAAGCTGATGATGAATTTACACTTTCTTGATCTTCTTTTGATGAATTATTTTGGACTTTTTTTGGAGATCTTTTTGGATTATCAATAAGCTCAAAACCAAATATTTTGagcttcttgttgttgttgttgttgttttctaTACATGATTTAGAAGAGGATTCATGATAATTTTCTCCATTAATATTGGATGATGGAGATTGAAAAGTACTAGAAACAACATCTTTAGCCATGTTAATTTTTCTTGAGAAAATGAATGGGTTTTTGTAAGAGAGAGTAGAAGGATTATGTTTTTGTATGTGACTTATGATGGACTAATTTGTGTTTTGCATACTCTTCCTTATATAGTAGATTTCAATGGATTTTTGTCTAGTATCCCACTTAGGTAGGTACGTTAACACTGTAAAGAACTTTTATACGATcagtaaatataaatttaatttataataaaaaaaaattagtatctTTAATGGAcgtttaattatattataagtgataatttgaataagaaaattatttttttatgaatatctGGTTGATCGGAGATGATTTActgataattatattataagtgaTCTGATTATATGGACATTTTTCTATtgtgtataaaatttaaatacttttgACTATATGCAATGCAACtactttactttttatatatattttttttaaaaaaatggggtAGGGCATAAATATAGCAATAGTCAATATTAAATAAAGAGATAGGGGAAAAAGAATAGTCATATTAGGAAGATGTCTCTCATGCAATATAAACAAATCTTGTAAAATATTAATGCATTAGATACACCATAAACTTTTCCAACCAAAGAGGATTCAGTGTGTATGATTAAGGactaaaataatcatttattcttacttttttaaaaaaaacaaaatttggaattaaaaaacatgcaattataGTACCACTTgattacttaaaatatatattacataaaaaaaaatattccatGCTTGAAGAGAGGAGAATGttttaaatattgtaaataCAAAACAACAAAAGTCAAAGAAAGATAGAGGATGTAATCACCTGGAAGGACTCAACAGATCTATCACTGTACTTAAAAGGTTTATTTATTACTTGTTTTATTGACCAATTTGGTTAGTGGATTCATGTATTGTCCTCTACCAAAACTTATAAAAtactagaaattttaaaaaaaaaattaccgaTAATTTATTCTTAAACAGAAATCTCATATTCAAGCTTAAAAATTTTGAATCGTGTTTCTTGTTATTCATTTTTGAACAAAAGTTTCATATTCAAGCTTTAAATACTGAAGTCGTGTTTATCATCATTTATCTTAAACAGAAATCTCATATTCAAGCTTTAACTACTGAAGTTGTGTTAATTTGTTAGAGTCTTAGAGAGTATTttaccaccacctcctaatatGAAATTTCTCGATGCAAATCTAGATTTTGTTTGACCTAAATTGATTAGTGATCAATACACGTATTGTACTCTATATAatcttataataaaatattagaaaattaaaatttacattttttgtcAGAAATTTTGAGTTCGAGCTCTGAATATTAAATTGTCTTTGCTGAAAAACGATTACCCTTTCAATTAggattttttattgaatttagaTTAAGTCGAAGTTCCATATAGCTATCAGACACCATacgaatttatttttttttgaaaaataattgatttaaataaaCATCTATGGGTGACTAGTCCCATCTACTACAGAACCCTAAAATTTATGTTCATGCACTACTAAACTGTAGAGTTGTGATTATTCAGCACTTAAATGAAGGTTCTTTGCAATTATCCAAACCCCTATTCactaaaaaaatgtattaataaATAGTTTAATCTTGACCTTGTCAAAAGGGatgtaattaaaataataattatgggAGAGTAGTTGCTAAACAAAGGAATATTAAGGAAGTGGTTGATGAGGTAAGCATATATACTAATTAAGGTCTTCTATGAGATCTGAGCATATCTTCTTAGAGCAAACAAaccttattaatttatttgttttaaggTGAATCAAGTCATCATCTAATAtcattcaaatataaaatttaaaaaaatatacttatcttATTCGAGAAAAGTCTAAgattaatgataaaattatctTCGTGTGATTTATAGATTACAAATTTGAGATTCTGATAGCAGTTACTAGAACTTGCATTATAGTAGATTGTCTACATAACACTCTTTGATGcgcgatttttttttttttgaattctgTTTACGTAATATGCTTTGTGCACTATGCTAACCTCTTACATTATATTATAGTAATACATTATTAAGCAAAGGCATTTGTGTTGACAGTTGTCCTCTTTGGATTGGGACCCATATATTGTAACTTTGTGGGACATGTTAGAAACTATTAGATTTTGTGTTTATTCCATTGTGTTAAACAAGATCTTCCATTGGTGAATATGAATTAGTCCACCAATCAATCTTTTCATTCTCATCAATTCCCACtcctttttcttcaatttttttattggaatttaaaaaaaaaaaacatgtaagtTGATGTCCAAGATAATTAATTTGGACACATTTTGACTATTTTGTGTATTGTTATTATCACTAGCAAAACTTCAgacaaatgaaatttgaatcctaatttccaaaatttatatatatatcattgaCTAATAATCCACACGTTTAGATGCTTTTATTTCTAGTCTATTTAAATGCTTTAAGAGAAGAATTTTAACTAGGCATGTCGTTATCAgagaatttatatatatcaacGAATTAATTTATGATCAGATGCTTACTCAATTACAAATATAGTTATTATCTTACAAAGTTCTTTTTTTGGttaacaaaaattgaaactaaaaaataaatacatgacTTTCTGAGATAATAATAATCGGTTAAGTCATTACTCCCTATATAAccatatttgaattttgaaatcacCTCCTACATCAAcatgtgaaataaattttaaatatatttttgaaggaCTAATCTTGGATTATAATTttggtgggtgggtggggtggggtggggtgggttgGTTTAAGTTATTAATCTTTGATTGATTTCTTCTACATTTTATGTATCTTATTCCTATCTTTTGGCCTTTGTGTAGATTACAGGATCACAAAGTGGCCCCTACCATCAGCTAACCCCTTTAAAAAGTCTTTACTTTCATCCATTGTATTTTACTTCTAATCCTAATTAAGGGACAAAATCCCTTAATTAAGAAACTcaagtattattttaatactAATTAAGATTTTTACACAAAAGAATGCCAAAATTGACATGTACAACCAACATaaagtcaaaaatatttaactagaaAAAGAGAAGTTTCAATGAAGCATGGTTTGTTCTCTAAACCTCTTTTATTTggtttgattaattaattaattaatgttagCATGTCATTAAGGAAtgttttaattaacttatcaGTATTTATCGCGTGTTTAGTAGAGCTTTTCCATGATTAAATAAGATAATTCAAATCTAACTTATTTCAAAGAGTTCATGTgagatacatataatatatatatggttCAACTAAATGGAACTTTAGGTGGGAGAAATTTAATTAAGTCCTTTAATCGggatattataattaattgttgTCGTTTAAGTAAAGCAAGATTAGATTATAAGTAACAAAAAACAGGAGtaatattatgaaatatgataatacaaGTAATCCCTTTGTACTATTTATGTTATAGATCACCAACACACGTTGTGAGGTCGTGACCGAGGAGCggtaagtattattttatttttaacgtGAGGTTTTGATCTTTGGATTTGAATCTTTCTAAATACGGAATCGTTATATTTGTTGAGGAGCATTTCACTCCTTGATATGACACTTTTTGGTACGAATACAAAGTTAGTCAAATTCTAATTTACACATCAGGTATTGTAAGAGTGGTAAGTATTATTTCATCCTTAATCagagattttaaatttgaatctccgtaaatataaaacatcatttttgttaaaaatcattttactCCTTAATATAACACTTATGCGAATACAAATTTAATCAGACTCCAAATACgaaaaatcatacataaaaacaaaacaaacaaaaagttAGATCAAAAGATATTGGAATTTTTGGTTGAACTGGGCATATGCCATCTGTCCTCCAATTCAAAATGATTGATTTAAgatcttattctttttttaaaaaaaaaaatactaatgcCACTTATATCACCAAAAAATTAGCATAATTGGCAATGACAAAACCATTACTTATTTTAACTTTAGATATAGTTTTGCAGTTCAATGTACAATAAGATAACAAGTGTACAATCAATCAAATCATATTATCTCAAAATCTTGCAAAGTGTCCAAATTTTATatctataaaattataataatattgaagagtatggagagagttgtgtatatataattcaaaaaattggacaataatatgaaattaattaagttagttgcATGGGAAAGAAAAAGGACAATATTGACCATAAACCTAATATTCTAGCAACATGttagcttatatatatatatatatatatatatatatatatatatatatatatatatatatatatatatatatatatatatatatatatatatatatatatatataccttatTCTAACTAAGATGAAATATTGAATTAAGTAGTTGTGAATGAGATCATGAGAATCCATTTGAATggtaaaataatcaattgagTAGGGACTAAAGTTTTCAAACTCTCTAGAgacaagttaattaattatttttattattatataaaaagtgcCACCACAAGTTTAATTAAATGATTTAGTATAAAGACTTTAAgatcaaaaagaaattaaaagcaCAAGTTTTGGTACCAAAATATTGATGGAagttgaaatgttttttttaaaattattattataataggTTTTTGATGTgaagaaaaaagtttattttattttccctttctttcttgAAAAAAGCATGAATGGAATTGATATCTTTTGgattttaataaaaaggatATATTTGCTACAAAATCTCCAAGTTTACGGCTAAAAGATTTTCGTATAAATATTTTGtctaaaaataatactaatatttgGTCTATTTTTTCGACTGAAGATCTGATTTTAGAGATCACAACAAATTGTTAGAAACTTTCGGTAATTGGTGTCTCACTTGGCATTTTGTTGAAATGATAcgaaagaaaaatttatttgtctGGTCTTGACTTCACAGTTTATACATGATTATAACGAACCATCTCTAACTAGTTCATGTGTTTACTTTTTCAGAAATTCTTAGTAAAAATTCTAAATCCGTTATTAGACAATAAATATTGAGCTTAAAAAATCAACATTTCAATCTTGTAATTTTATGAAAGACGGGTAAATTGTAGAAATAAGCTAGTGTCTTAAAAGCATATTatgtaagaaataaaaaattaaaaagtttgtccaaagaaaaataaatgaagcaTCCATTGCTCATAACACATTTTTTGTGTTTATTAGTTAACTATTCAAAGCAAAATTAAGTGCTTGTGTTTGGTTAACTACTCTGAGATGTTTGGTCAAGTCCTGTAGCGAGCGAGCACAGACACACATACATAGTTCGAAACGAAAATAATTCACACAGACACTCATGCATTTCCATATCTtacatagtaaaaaaaaaaacgaaagcTGATCGATAACACGTTGAAGAAATACCTTAAATGGGTGTCACaaacttttttgttttcatGTCAAAGGGTTTACTGGTGTGTAATTCCATAACAATGAGGATACCACAAACAACAAAAGGATCAGACTGCTTCTGGCAAAATATTTTGCCCTGTGCAGGGAACTACAGAATTGACTAGAGGATCTAACAACTGATCCATACAGATTCGCGCAGCTAGAACAAGAAGGAAGATACACGCTCTACAGACTATAAGGCATATGTAGAGTTGCAAGATCTCACTTCAGCTCTCATGGTTTTTGCGTCAAAGCTCCAGAATGTATCTGAATTGCATTAGTTCATGTAATCATACTTGTCTCCTGGCACGAGATGCTAATGCAAGCAGAATTTTTTTTCTCGGACCCTACAAATTTAGAAAGTAAAAATGTACTGTCTGAGAAATGTTAAACCAATCAAGCAAAGGGGTAAAGACGGTGCGAAACTACAGATATGTCATGGAAAAGCTGTTACTGATTCCCCATAGTTACTTTCCTTCGACTTACAGCCATAATATCGTGGATGTCTGGTCGAGAATAGCAGATGAACACAAAAGAAAGGCTCCCTCTATCTCATCTGTGTGGATATGAATGCTATCCTGCTCCCCTCTCTGAGAGAAGGGAGTCATACCTTCTCTTTACATAGTTATAGGAGAAGGATTAATATACGTTCCTcgaaaaatatacatatatcgAGGGAGCATACATGGATCAATGTATTCTTTTATCAAAGAAAAAGCTGCAATTGTGAAAATGGTCTCATGTAACTTTTGTATTGTGTAATATATTTTAAGGATTTCCTAGTCGGAAGGTGAATACAGTTTGAGAGAAGCTTTAAAGTAAACTCTAGTTTGGGCATATGCGTGCCACACatgggagaaaaaaaaattcaatgaagAAGATAGGAAAAACCGACAAAGCATGACCTCAGACACCCCCAAAAAATGTgagaacaagaagaaaagaaacaCTCCAACATACAAGGTCATCTAGAATGatcaaatatcatatttaataaGAAGCATACCATGGGTACTCCCAACTCTTTCAGATCATTGTCACCCATCTGCTTCAGTGAATACAAATCCACCTGCAGCACAGAACAAGGTAAATATAATAGCTGAAAAGAATTTACACCTACGATTAATCAACTATTCAATCGAAAAAGACACATCAACACATTGGTGACAAGAACAATGAGTGAATAGAGTTTTAGGACAACATCAAATCAGCAAATCGAGCCCAACACATCAGAAAACATGAATAGATATTCCTAAAACCCTACTCTCTCTGTGACTACCCATACACGAAAGACCTTCACATCTAAACTTGACAGAAAAATGATGTGGGAGGACTACAGCCTGCAGAGATCCAATAAGTACTACAGTAGCTGCAACATCAAGatggattcttcatcaattacaatttttttacacCATGCCGCTAAAgttacaagtattataataagGTCATTAATACATACACACTAAAGGAACCAGGCTTTGTCCTGGAAGGCTCGTGCTGGCACTACTCCTTGGATCAATGCACAGAAAATATCATCGTGACCTTTCTCAAGCAAGGAAACCACCTTTCTGTAAGTGGTTTGCCATTTTTAGTTGCCCGTAGAAGTCACACACACCTACTTCACCTAATGGCTATCGTCCAACACACAACAGTGTCACTGTCAAATTCTAGTTCTGAATCCAGAAATCCAGTCAGAGTACATTGCAAACACATTGCAAATAAGTGTGTTTCTATAAGGCTTAAGCTCATGTTCCCCTGGGCCAACATTCAGTCTTTTTGGTATTCTGTCCTCACACTGACTAGAGAAAAAAATGCTACAGCTCCGTTCTTTAACTTTTTCCACCCAAATTGTTCAATTCTTAACTTCACTCTGAATGTGCTCTTAGTTTCTGTCAGAACGCTAACAATCCTTTACAGCCACAACCACTAATTTCTACctaattatttaaagataaaattcgATTAACCATAAAGGGGGTTACTCATCTAGCATTCTTCAAATCCCTGATCTGGGCCAACTTCACTGGGTATTAGTAGGAAAATAATTCCGTTCCTTGGAGAAGTGAACTTCAAAAGTATTTTGATGCATCAATTGCAAGAACAGAAACACCAAGGGGTATTCTCTTCTCACACTTGCAACATCAAGTAGATATGAACTCTatatatttctcaaaagttCAATACTCAAAGCAAGTGACCATATCAAGTAGCTTGAATGCAAAACCCAATTCATAAATCTATAAATCTCATAACTGAATACGAACAATACAGAGCTTCTACAAGTTTTAATGGTATATAGCATTCATTAATGCATGCATTGATTGCTTATCTTAAAAATGCAATGATGCTTACTATTAAAAAAGTTGAGATgcttcaccaaaaaaaaatatatatcaacaaaGTTGACATTAATAAATTCAATGATGTTGCAACTGAAATGATACTAGAAGTTGATAGACATACTTCCTCAGCCTTGAAATGGATAGCATATTTCTCTAGACCCAACGAGTGCAAAAAGCTATCAACAGTAGGTTGATCCTCAACCTACATTAAAGGAAAGAGAGAGAACTTTTAGAGAGCAGCAAACCAATTTTTGTCAACTTCTTATGTTCTTTTTAACCTCCAAGTGTTTATCCATCATGCTCAGCATGCAATATATTAAGACATGGCTATGGCCTAATTTTCAGACAAGCATACCACTTTATCTCTGATAGGGAATGAGAATACAAGTTCCATAATTCCACCACACAACATCAAATTTTTCCAAGACCTAGTGAAGGTTAGTCTACTTAAAATGTGAACAATTATTAAGGAAGAAGAAAGTCGAGAAGGTGCAAAGTGCACAAACACCAATATGATTGAAAAGAACACAACCACAGAATATGAAGAGCCAAAAAATATCCAAAGAGGGACATTAGTAGTAATTCTCAAGAATGGATAACAGATGATCACAAACAAGCAAAGCCCTCTTTTATTACTTTGGACAAGGTTAACCATTTTTCTTCTAGCAACTCTTatctacaaaagatatgttttAACAAGAAAACAACTTGATGTTTATGAGTATCTGTTGTAATTAATATTGGTATGAAGTGATGCAGAATAGCACTTCAATTATCAGAGCTCACATACTTGATGGCAGAAGTAGTTTGCGGCCCTGGGAATAGGATAAATGTAATGTTTGATTATCAGGATAAAATCTCACCATATAATCATCTAAGCTATCAATGTCTCAACATAGCAAAAGGGGAAACAAAGAAAAGGCATAAAGTCAAGTAGATTGTACTGCATATGAACTTTTCTGCACTAGACTCCGCGATTGAGGGATTGGGGCACGCAATGGTGCAACAGTCTTTCCAGGCCCGGCAGGTTGGGATGAATTTGACAGGTAACCTGTAGAAGTCATGGGGCGTGAAAGCTCAGAGACATCTTTCCTTGTGTATGAACTGAGTCGAGGGTCATCATAAGGCGTCACTGGAGGTCTTCTCTGCAGTTCCTCCCCTCTCCTTGGTGGTGAAATACCTCTAGAAGAACTATGAACTCCATCTGGTGATGTTCGCCTTAAACGATCCAGTGTCCACGGGGAATAAGAATTCCTTATTGAGTCCATCATGGGTAAAGCATCTGCATTTCTTGCCAAGGGAGCTCGTCCCAGTATGCTCACATTCCTTGACTCGGGTGTATTGTACCTATCATCCTTTAGCTCCGGATGGTGCCCTCTAAAGTCCCTGCCTTCAGGCATGTACTGTCTTGAATCTTTGATTTCAGGCAAATATTCTCTAGAACCTCTTGAATGAAGCATATGCTGTCTATCATCCCTTTGATCAGGTACTCGTGGTCTATTATCCCTTGCCTCAGGTACTCGTGCTCTATTATCCCTTGGCTCAGGTACCCGTGCTCTACTATCCCTCGGCTCAGGTACTCGTCGTCTATTATCCCTCTGATCAGGTATGTGCTGCCGTGAACTAGGTTTTGCTGTTGAAGACTGAGCAGGCCTTGATAGGAAATCACGAAGGTCCACCCCATTCTGCTGGCCATTGCTTTGACCTCGGTCAAGCGCAGCTTTCCGCAAGATTTTATATCGCAGGTCATCTTTACCAAGCCGCCCATCTTCATTAAATCACAAGGAACAAAATTAACAATCTTGGATTTGGTTGTACATGCAACAAACATGAGTATAGTGGAGAAACAGTGAAATTATTACCTTCAATGCCACTAGAGCCCAATCTACTTCCATTTCCTCGCTGACTGCAAAATATGAAATGTTGATAGTGTGTGTGAAAGCATAGAAATTACTCCGACAAAAAGTTTGCAATCACCTCATTCCATTCATAGGaaattttgttttcaatatttagATTACAATGCTAACAGTTATGTGGTTACATTTCAAtttacatttaaataaattaacaaccATTagtttgttcttcttcttcttcatttttttttccttcgaTAAGAACTAATCATTGATTTTTGGTTTTCTCCATTCATAAAATGTCTTAAATTCAGTATGCTGTCACAAATTAACACTAAACATTTGGCATACAatctaaaacaaacaaaaaaaaacaattcacaCAACTAAACTATTtcgagaaaaatgaaagaaagttcACCGTTTATTATTGAATTCAGTAGTTGAATCTGCAATGCTACCTAGTCTATCTCTGACAGACCGTTTACTCCCAACTGCTGGCCCTGAATCAGGAAAGGGATGATCTAATACAGATCCTGCCTTCTTTACCACCTTTCAATTTACAATGAAAGACCAAAATCAAAAACTATTTCTACAGAATATATCCTCCGCA
This DNA window, taken from Solanum lycopersicum chromosome 5, SLM_r2.1, encodes the following:
- the LOC101267602 gene encoding uncharacterized protein isoform X2; translated protein: MEKQCCFISFVVKKAGSVLDHPFPDSGPAVGSKRSVRDRLGSIADSTTEFNNKRQRGNGSRLGSSGIEDGRLGKDDLRYKILRKAALDRGQSNGQQNGVDLRDFLSRPAQSSTAKPSSRQHIPDQRDNRRRVPEPRDSRARVPEPRDNRARVPEARDNRPRVPDQRDDRQHMLHSRGSREYLPEIKDSRQYMPEGRDFRGHHPELKDDRYNTPESRNVSILGRAPLARNADALPMMDSIRNSYSPWTLDRLRRTSPDGVHSSSRGISPPRRGEELQRRPPVTPYDDPRLSSYTRKDVSELSRPMTSTGYLSNSSQPAGPGKTVAPLRAPIPQSRSLVQKSSYAVEDQPTVDSFLHSLGLEKYAIHFKAEEVDLYSLKQMGDNDLKELGVPMGPRKKILLALASRARRQV
- the LOC101267602 gene encoding uncharacterized protein isoform X1 encodes the protein MAEPSSSRITITLGRSGQVVKKAGSVLDHPFPDSGPAVGSKRSVRDRLGSIADSTTEFNNKRQRGNGSRLGSSGIEDGRLGKDDLRYKILRKAALDRGQSNGQQNGVDLRDFLSRPAQSSTAKPSSRQHIPDQRDNRRRVPEPRDSRARVPEPRDNRARVPEARDNRPRVPDQRDDRQHMLHSRGSREYLPEIKDSRQYMPEGRDFRGHHPELKDDRYNTPESRNVSILGRAPLARNADALPMMDSIRNSYSPWTLDRLRRTSPDGVHSSSRGISPPRRGEELQRRPPVTPYDDPRLSSYTRKDVSELSRPMTSTGYLSNSSQPAGPGKTVAPLRAPIPQSRSLVQKSSYAVEDQPTVDSFLHSLGLEKYAIHFKAEEVDLYSLKQMGDNDLKELGVPMGPRKKILLALASRARRQV
- the LOC101267602 gene encoding uncharacterized protein isoform X3, coding for MVVKKAGSVLDHPFPDSGPAVGSKRSVRDRLGSIADSTTEFNNKRQRGNGSRLGSSGIEDGRLGKDDLRYKILRKAALDRGQSNGQQNGVDLRDFLSRPAQSSTAKPSSRQHIPDQRDNRRRVPEPRDSRARVPEPRDNRARVPEARDNRPRVPDQRDDRQHMLHSRGSREYLPEIKDSRQYMPEGRDFRGHHPELKDDRYNTPESRNVSILGRAPLARNADALPMMDSIRNSYSPWTLDRLRRTSPDGVHSSSRGISPPRRGEELQRRPPVTPYDDPRLSSYTRKDVSELSRPMTSTGYLSNSSQPAGPGKTVAPLRAPIPQSRSLVQKSSYAVEDQPTVDSFLHSLGLEKYAIHFKAEEVDLYSLKQMGDNDLKELGVPMGPRKKILLALASRARRQV